The Enterobacter kobei genome has a segment encoding these proteins:
- a CDS encoding acyltransferase family protein, protein MKQKALWINQIKGLCICLVVIYHSVITFYPHLSGLQHPLSGLLAKCWVYFNLYLAPFRMPVFFFISGYLIRRYIDEVNWRTSLDKRIWSIVWVLVLWGILQWQALTHLNAWLAPDRELATSSNAAYADSLSGFVRGMLTASTSLWYLYALVVYFTLCKLLSRWKLPVLGLLALASVAINFLPLPWWGMNSVVRNMIYYSLGAWYGAELMAWMKSFNLRRTWLATGAFAAVSVVLWFANVSLLLSLLSIVLIMKLFYSIEQRYAVHPNNLLNVIGSNTIAIYTTHRILIEAFSLFLIGEMNAAYWPVWAELGLILVYPFASLLICTLAGLGVRKLSTALFGDLFFSPPSTLSLSPSPR, encoded by the coding sequence ATGAAGCAAAAAGCATTATGGATTAACCAGATAAAAGGGCTGTGTATCTGCCTGGTGGTTATCTATCATTCGGTCATCACCTTTTATCCGCACCTGAGCGGGCTGCAACACCCGCTATCCGGCCTTCTCGCGAAATGTTGGGTCTATTTTAATCTCTACCTCGCCCCATTCCGCATGCCGGTATTCTTCTTTATCTCCGGCTATCTGATCCGTCGTTATATCGATGAGGTGAACTGGCGAACCAGTCTCGACAAACGGATCTGGAGCATTGTCTGGGTTCTGGTCCTGTGGGGGATTCTGCAATGGCAGGCATTGACCCACCTGAATGCCTGGCTGGCGCCCGATCGTGAGCTTGCCACCTCCTCGAACGCGGCCTACGCCGATTCCCTCTCAGGATTTGTACGCGGTATGCTCACCGCCAGCACCAGCCTGTGGTATCTGTATGCTCTGGTCGTCTACTTCACGCTGTGTAAACTGCTGAGCCGCTGGAAGCTACCGGTTCTCGGGCTGCTGGCACTGGCGAGCGTCGCGATCAACTTCCTGCCGTTGCCGTGGTGGGGAATGAACAGCGTAGTTCGCAACATGATCTACTACAGCCTCGGAGCGTGGTATGGCGCAGAGCTGATGGCGTGGATGAAAAGTTTCAACCTGCGCCGCACGTGGCTGGCGACAGGGGCGTTCGCCGCCGTCTCCGTGGTGCTGTGGTTTGCTAACGTTTCTCTCCTGCTTTCCCTGCTGTCGATTGTGTTGATCATGAAGCTTTTCTACAGTATTGAGCAGCGTTACGCCGTGCATCCCAACAATCTGCTGAACGTGATTGGCTCCAACACCATTGCGATCTATACCACCCACCGCATCCTCATTGAGGCCTTCAGCCTGTTCCTGATTGGCGAGATGAATGCCGCATACTGGCCGGTCTGGGCAGAGCTGGGCTTAATTCTGGTCTATCCGTTTGCCAGCCTGCTTATCTGCACCCTTGCCGGGCTCGGGGTGCGCAAACTCTCCACCGCGCTGTTTGGCGATCTTTTCTTCTCTCCTCCGTCAACGCTCTCCCTGTCACCGTCCCCCCGCTAA
- the bhsA gene encoding multiple stress resistance protein BhsA: MKNVKTLIAAAVLSSLSFASFAAVQVQSTPADQHKVGTISASAGTNLGSLEDQLAQKAEAMGAKSYRITSVTGPNTLHGTAVIYK, from the coding sequence ATGAAAAACGTAAAAACCCTCATCGCTGCAGCCGTACTGAGTTCACTTTCTTTCGCAAGCTTTGCTGCTGTACAAGTTCAGTCAACGCCAGCCGATCAGCATAAAGTCGGGACGATCTCTGCGTCTGCCGGGACTAACCTGGGTTCACTGGAAGATCAGCTGGCACAAAAAGCGGAAGCAATGGGTGCAAAATCCTACCGCATCACCTCTGTGACCGGTCCTAACACGCTGCACGGCACGGCTGTCATCTACAAATAA
- the lolC gene encoding lipoprotein-releasing ABC transporter permease subunit LolC has translation MYQPVALFIGLRYMRGRAADRFGRFVSWLSTIGITLGVMALVTVLSVMNGFERELQNNILGLMPQAVLSSTNGSLNPQQLPESAAKLQGVTRVAPLTTGDVVLQSARSVAVGVMLGIDPAQNDPLTPYLVNVKQTDLAAGKYNVILGEQLAGQLGVNRGDQLRVMVPSASQFTPMGRLPSQRLFNVIGTFAANSEVDGYQMLVNIQDASRLMRYPAGNITGWRLWLDAPLKVDTLSQQKLPDGTKWQDWRERKGELFQAVRMEKNMMGLLLSLIVAVAAFNIITSLGLMVMEKQGEVAILQTQGLTPRQIMAVFMVQGASAGIIGALLGAGLGALLASQLNNLMPIIGALLDGAALPVAIEPLQVIGIALAAMAIALLSTLYPSWRAAATQPAEALRYE, from the coding sequence ATGTATCAACCTGTCGCACTCTTCATAGGCTTACGTTACATGCGTGGGCGCGCCGCGGACCGCTTCGGTCGCTTTGTCTCCTGGCTTTCGACTATTGGCATTACGCTCGGCGTGATGGCACTGGTGACGGTCCTTTCCGTCATGAATGGCTTCGAGCGCGAGCTGCAAAACAACATCCTGGGGCTGATGCCGCAGGCCGTTCTCTCCTCCACCAACGGTTCGCTGAACCCGCAACAGCTGCCGGAAAGTGCGGCGAAGTTACAGGGTGTCACGCGCGTTGCGCCGTTAACAACCGGCGACGTGGTGCTGCAAAGCGCCCGCAGCGTGGCGGTCGGCGTCATGCTGGGTATTGACCCTGCACAAAACGATCCGCTGACGCCGTACCTGGTTAACGTGAAGCAGACCGATCTGGCCGCCGGAAAATACAACGTTATTCTGGGTGAGCAGCTTGCCGGCCAGCTTGGCGTCAACCGTGGCGACCAACTGCGTGTGATGGTGCCCTCTGCCAGTCAGTTTACGCCGATGGGGCGCCTGCCAAGCCAGCGCCTGTTTAACGTAATTGGTACCTTTGCCGCCAACAGCGAAGTCGATGGTTATCAGATGCTGGTTAACATTCAGGATGCTTCGCGCCTGATGCGTTACCCGGCAGGGAACATCACGGGCTGGCGCCTGTGGCTCGACGCGCCGCTGAAGGTTGATACCCTCAGCCAGCAAAAACTGCCGGACGGCACCAAATGGCAGGACTGGCGCGAACGTAAAGGCGAACTGTTCCAGGCCGTGCGTATGGAAAAAAACATGATGGGGCTGCTGTTGAGCCTGATCGTGGCCGTGGCCGCTTTTAACATCATCACTTCGCTGGGTCTGATGGTGATGGAAAAGCAGGGCGAGGTCGCCATCCTGCAAACCCAGGGGCTCACGCCGCGCCAGATCATGGCGGTCTTTATGGTGCAGGGTGCCAGCGCCGGGATTATCGGCGCGCTGCTGGGGGCGGGGCTCGGCGCATTGCTTGCCAGCCAGCTTAATAATTTAATGCCGATCATCGGCGCGCTGCTTGATGGCGCGGCGCTGCCGGTGGCTATCGAGCCGCTGCAGGTTATCGGTATTGCGCTGGCCGCGATGGCCATTGCGCTGCTTTCGACGCTTTATCCTTCCTGGCGCGCTGCCGCCACTCAACCCGCTGAGGCTTTACGTTATGAATAA
- a CDS encoding glycine zipper 2TM domain-containing protein, translating to MNKSMLAGIGIGVAAALGVAAVASLNVLDRGPQYAQVVSATPIKETVKTPRQECRNVSVTHRRPVQDENRIAGSVLGAVAGGVIGHQFGGGRGKDVATVVGALGGGYAGNQVQGAMQDNDTYTTTQQRCKTVYDKSEKMLGYDVTYKIGDQQGKIRMDKDPGTQIPLDGNGQLVLNNKV from the coding sequence GTGAATAAATCTATGTTGGCGGGTATAGGGATTGGTGTCGCAGCGGCGTTAGGTGTGGCTGCTGTTGCCAGTCTCAACGTATTAGATCGCGGCCCGCAGTATGCGCAGGTGGTTTCTGCTACTCCCATTAAAGAAACCGTAAAAACCCCTCGTCAGGAGTGCCGTAACGTCTCCGTGACCCACCGTCGTCCGGTACAGGATGAAAACCGTATTGCCGGCTCTGTTCTGGGTGCAGTAGCGGGTGGGGTAATTGGTCACCAGTTTGGCGGTGGCCGGGGTAAAGATGTCGCGACCGTCGTTGGTGCGCTGGGTGGCGGCTATGCCGGCAACCAGGTGCAGGGTGCGATGCAGGATAACGATACTTACACCACGACTCAGCAGCGTTGTAAAACCGTCTATGACAAGTCGGAGAAAATGCTGGGTTATGACGTGACCTACAAAATTGGCGATCAGCAGGGCAAAATCCGTATGGATAAAGACCCAGGAACGCAAATCCCACTGGATGGAAATGGCCAGCTGGTACTGAATAACAAAGTGTAA
- the comR gene encoding TetR family copper-responsive transcriptional repressor ComR yields MTTDVTSCAKKSRGRPKVFDRDAALDKAMTLFWQHGYEATSLSDLVEATGAKAPTLYAEFTNKEGLFRAVLDRYISRFAAKHEAQLFCEEKSVEQALRDYFTAVATCFTSKDTPAGCFMINTSATLAAASKEIANTVKSRHAMQEETLSAFLAQRQQRGEIPAHCQPQMLAQYLSCILQGMSISAREGATLEKLQNITETTLRLWPELLKI; encoded by the coding sequence ATGACAACCGACGTCACGAGTTGTGCGAAGAAAAGCCGTGGCCGACCAAAAGTGTTTGACAGGGATGCAGCGCTTGATAAGGCCATGACTCTCTTCTGGCAACATGGGTATGAAGCGACCTCGCTTTCCGATCTGGTAGAAGCCACCGGCGCCAAAGCACCGACGCTCTATGCTGAATTTACCAACAAAGAGGGGCTGTTCAGGGCAGTGCTGGACAGATACATTTCGCGCTTTGCAGCGAAACACGAAGCCCAGCTGTTTTGTGAAGAGAAAAGCGTTGAACAGGCGCTACGGGATTACTTCACCGCCGTTGCCACCTGCTTCACCAGTAAAGATACACCCGCGGGCTGCTTTATGATTAACACCTCCGCCACCCTGGCGGCAGCGTCGAAAGAGATCGCCAATACGGTGAAATCGCGTCATGCCATGCAGGAAGAGACCCTCAGCGCATTTCTGGCTCAACGCCAGCAGCGCGGTGAAATTCCCGCGCATTGTCAGCCGCAGATGCTGGCGCAGTACCTGAGCTGTATTTTGCAGGGTATGTCGATCAGCGCGCGTGAAGGCGCGACGCTGGAAAAACTGCAGAATATAACCGAAACCACACTACGCTTGTGGCCTGAACTCCTCAAAATTTGA
- the lolD gene encoding lipoprotein-releasing ABC transporter ATP-binding protein LolD has translation MNKILLQCDNLSKRYQEGAVQTDVLHNVSFSVGEGEMMAIVGSSGSGKSTLLHLLGGLDTPTSGDVIFSGQPMSKMSSAAKAELRNRELGFIYQFHHLLPDFTALENVAMPLLIGKKKPAEINARASDMLNAVGLGHRGNHRPSELSGGERQRVAIARALVNNPRLVLADEPTGNLDARNADSIFQLLGELNASQGTAFLVVTHDLQLAKRMGRQLEMRDGHLNAELTLMGAE, from the coding sequence ATGAATAAGATCCTGTTGCAATGCGACAACCTGTCCAAACGCTATCAGGAAGGCGCTGTGCAGACCGACGTGCTGCACAATGTGAGCTTCAGCGTGGGCGAAGGCGAGATGATGGCGATTGTCGGCAGCTCCGGCTCGGGCAAAAGTACGCTGCTGCACCTGCTCGGCGGGCTGGATACCCCAACCAGCGGCGACGTGATTTTTTCCGGCCAGCCGATGAGCAAAATGTCCTCAGCGGCGAAGGCCGAGCTGCGTAATCGCGAGCTGGGCTTTATCTACCAGTTCCACCACCTGCTGCCGGATTTCACGGCGCTGGAAAACGTGGCGATGCCGTTGCTGATTGGCAAAAAGAAACCGGCAGAAATTAACGCCCGCGCCAGCGACATGCTGAACGCAGTAGGGCTGGGTCATCGTGGCAATCACCGTCCGTCGGAGCTTTCCGGCGGCGAACGTCAGCGCGTGGCCATTGCCCGTGCGTTGGTCAACAACCCGCGTCTGGTGCTGGCGGATGAACCGACCGGTAACCTGGATGCGCGTAATGCGGACAGTATTTTCCAGCTTTTAGGTGAACTTAACGCCTCGCAGGGCACCGCGTTTCTGGTGGTCACCCACGATCTGCAGCTGGCAAAACGCATGGGGCGCCAGCTTGAAATGCGCGACGGTCATCTGAATGCAGAACTGACCCTGATGGGAGCGGAGTAA
- the mfd gene encoding transcription-repair coupling factor, giving the protein MPEHYRYSLPVKAGDQRQLGELTGAACATLVAEIAERHPGPVVLVAPDMQNALRLHDEIRQFTDSLVFSLADWETLPYDSFSPHQEIISSRLSTLYQLPTMQRGVLIVPVNTLMQRVCPHSYLHGHALVMKKGQRLSRDALREQLDGAGYRHVDQVMEHGEYATRGALLDLYPMGSDQPYRLDFFDDEIDSLRVFDADTQRTLEEVESINLLPAHEFPTDKTAIELFRSQWRDKFDVKRDAEHIYQQVSKGTLPAGIEYWQPLFFNEPLPALFSYFPANTLIVNTGDIDASASRFESETRARFENRGVDPMRPLLPPEALWLRTDELNAELKRWPRIQLKTDSLADKAANTNLAFRTLPDLAVQAQQKSPLDNLRKFLESFTGPVVFSVESEGRREALGELLGRIKVAPKRIQRLSDAAGNGRYLMIGAAEHGFIDTLNNLALICESDLLGERVARRRQDSRRTINPDTLIRNLAELHPGQPIVHLEHGVGRYQGMTTLEAGGIKGEYLMLTYANDAKLYVPVSSLHLISRYAGGAEDNAPLHKLGGDAWARARQKAAEKVRDVAAELLDIYAQRAAKEGFAFKHDKEQYQLFCDSFPFETTPDQAQAINAVLSDMCQPLAMDRLVCGDVGFGKTEVAMRAAFLAVENNKQVAVLVPTTLLAQQHFDNFRDRFANWPVRIEMLSRFRSAKEQTQILEQASEGKIDILIGTHKLLQSDVKWKDLGLLIVDEEHRFGVRHKERIKAMRADVDILTLTATPIPRTLNMAMSGMRDLSIIATPPARRLAVKTFVREYDNLVVREAILREVLRGGQVYYLYNDVENIQKAADRLAELVPEARIAIGHGQMRERELERVMNDFHHQRFNVLVCTTIIETGIDIPTANTIIIERADHFGLAQLHQLRGRVGRSHHQAYAWLLTPHPKAMTTDAQKRLEAIASLEDLGAGFALATHDLEIRGAGELLGEDQSGSMETIGFSLYMELLENAVDALKAGREPSLEDLTSQQTEVELRMPSLLPDDFIPDVNTRLSFYKRIASAKNENELEEIKVELIDRFGLLPDAARNLLDIARLRQQAQKLGIRKLEGNEKGGVIEFAEKNHVNPMWLIGLLQKQPQYFRLDGPTRLKFTQELADRKTRMDWVRNFMRQLEENAVA; this is encoded by the coding sequence ATGCCTGAACACTATCGTTATTCCTTGCCTGTCAAAGCGGGCGACCAGCGCCAGTTGGGTGAACTTACGGGCGCGGCGTGCGCCACGCTGGTGGCAGAAATTGCTGAACGACACCCCGGCCCGGTGGTGCTTGTTGCCCCGGATATGCAAAATGCCCTGCGCCTGCACGACGAAATCCGCCAGTTCACCGATAGCCTGGTGTTCAGCCTGGCCGACTGGGAAACGCTGCCGTATGACAGCTTCTCTCCGCATCAGGAGATCATCTCCTCGCGCCTGTCGACGCTCTACCAGTTGCCGACCATGCAGCGCGGTGTGCTGATTGTGCCGGTGAATACCCTGATGCAGCGCGTCTGTCCGCACAGCTATCTGCATGGTCATGCGCTGGTGATGAAAAAAGGCCAGCGCCTGTCCCGTGATGCCCTGCGCGAGCAGCTTGACGGTGCCGGCTATCGCCATGTCGATCAGGTGATGGAGCACGGGGAATACGCAACCCGTGGCGCACTGCTTGATCTGTATCCTATGGGCAGCGACCAGCCGTATCGTCTCGATTTCTTCGATGATGAAATCGACAGCCTGCGCGTGTTCGACGCCGACACCCAGCGCACGCTGGAGGAAGTAGAGTCCATTAACTTACTGCCCGCACATGAATTCCCGACGGACAAAACTGCCATCGAACTGTTCCGCAGCCAGTGGCGCGATAAGTTCGACGTGAAGCGTGATGCCGAGCACATCTATCAGCAGGTCAGCAAAGGCACGCTCCCGGCCGGGATCGAATACTGGCAGCCGTTGTTCTTTAACGAGCCGCTACCTGCCCTGTTCAGCTACTTCCCGGCAAATACGCTGATTGTGAACACCGGCGATATCGACGCCAGCGCCAGCCGTTTCGAAAGCGAAACCCGCGCCCGCTTCGAAAACCGGGGCGTTGACCCGATGCGTCCGCTGCTGCCGCCGGAAGCGCTGTGGCTGCGTACCGACGAACTCAATGCGGAGCTGAAGCGTTGGCCGCGGATCCAGCTCAAAACCGATTCGCTTGCCGATAAGGCCGCCAACACCAACCTCGCCTTCCGGACGCTGCCGGACCTGGCCGTACAGGCGCAGCAGAAATCGCCGCTGGATAATCTGCGCAAGTTCCTGGAGTCCTTTACCGGCCCGGTGGTGTTCTCCGTTGAGAGTGAAGGCCGCCGCGAAGCACTCGGCGAGCTGCTGGGGCGAATAAAAGTTGCGCCGAAACGCATTCAGCGCCTCAGCGACGCGGCCGGAAACGGCCGTTATCTGATGATTGGTGCCGCCGAACACGGGTTTATTGATACGCTCAACAACCTGGCGCTGATTTGCGAAAGCGATCTGCTGGGTGAGCGCGTCGCGCGGCGCCGTCAGGACAGCCGTCGAACCATTAACCCGGACACGCTGATCCGTAACCTGGCCGAACTGCATCCGGGCCAGCCCATTGTTCACCTGGAACATGGCGTTGGGCGCTATCAGGGAATGACCACGCTGGAAGCCGGCGGCATCAAAGGTGAATACCTGATGCTGACCTACGCCAACGACGCCAAACTGTATGTTCCGGTGTCATCCCTGCATCTGATCAGCCGATACGCGGGTGGCGCGGAGGATAACGCCCCGCTGCACAAGCTGGGCGGCGATGCCTGGGCTCGCGCGCGCCAGAAAGCGGCGGAGAAAGTACGCGACGTGGCGGCCGAGCTGCTGGATATCTACGCCCAGCGCGCGGCCAAAGAGGGCTTCGCCTTTAAGCATGATAAAGAGCAGTACCAGCTGTTCTGCGACAGTTTCCCGTTTGAAACCACGCCGGATCAGGCCCAGGCCATCAACGCCGTATTGAGCGACATGTGCCAGCCGCTGGCGATGGACCGCTTAGTCTGCGGCGACGTCGGCTTCGGCAAGACCGAAGTGGCGATGCGCGCCGCCTTCCTGGCGGTTGAAAACAACAAGCAGGTGGCGGTGCTGGTGCCGACCACCCTGCTCGCCCAGCAGCACTTCGACAACTTCCGCGACCGTTTCGCCAACTGGCCGGTGCGCATTGAGATGCTGTCACGTTTTCGCAGCGCCAAAGAGCAGACGCAGATCCTCGAACAGGCAAGCGAAGGCAAAATCGATATTCTGATAGGTACGCACAAGCTGCTGCAAAGCGACGTGAAGTGGAAAGATCTGGGGCTGCTGATCGTCGATGAAGAGCACCGCTTCGGGGTGCGCCATAAAGAACGCATCAAAGCGATGCGCGCCGACGTCGATATTCTGACCCTGACCGCAACGCCAATTCCGCGTACGCTGAACATGGCGATGAGCGGCATGCGCGATCTGTCGATTATCGCCACACCACCGGCGCGTCGTCTGGCGGTGAAAACCTTTGTCCGCGAGTACGATAATCTGGTGGTACGCGAGGCGATCCTGCGTGAGGTACTGCGCGGGGGCCAGGTTTATTATCTTTATAACGACGTTGAAAATATCCAGAAAGCCGCGGACAGGCTGGCCGAGCTGGTACCGGAAGCGCGTATTGCCATCGGCCACGGGCAGATGCGCGAGCGCGAGCTGGAGCGGGTGATGAACGACTTCCACCACCAGCGCTTTAACGTACTGGTGTGTACCACCATCATTGAAACCGGCATTGATATCCCGACGGCGAATACCATCATTATTGAGCGTGCGGATCACTTTGGTCTGGCGCAGCTTCATCAGCTGCGCGGTCGCGTCGGCCGTTCGCATCATCAGGCTTACGCCTGGCTATTGACCCCGCATCCGAAAGCGATGACCACCGACGCGCAAAAGCGTCTGGAAGCCATCGCCTCGCTGGAAGACCTCGGTGCAGGCTTTGCGCTGGCCACGCACGATCTTGAGATCCGTGGTGCCGGCGAACTGCTGGGCGAGGATCAGAGCGGCTCCATGGAAACCATCGGCTTCTCGCTCTATATGGAGCTGCTGGAAAACGCGGTTGATGCCCTGAAGGCCGGACGCGAGCCGTCGCTGGAAGATCTCACCAGCCAGCAGACCGAGGTCGAGTTGCGTATGCCGTCCCTGCTGCCGGATGATTTCATTCCTGATGTGAATACCCGCCTGTCATTCTACAAACGCATTGCCAGCGCGAAGAATGAAAATGAGCTGGAAGAGATCAAAGTGGAACTGATTGACCGCTTTGGCCTGCTGCCCGATGCGGCGAGAAATCTGCTGGATATCGCGCGGCTGCGCCAGCAGGCGCAGAAGCTGGGGATCCGCAAACTTGAAGGTAATGAAAAAGGCGGCGTCATTGAATTCGCCGAGAAGAACCACGTCAACCCGATGTGGCTGATTGGCCTGCTGCAAAAACAGCCGCAGTATTTCCGCCTGGATGGGCCAACCCGTCTGAAATTTACCCAGGAGCTGGCGGATCGCAAAACCCGTATGGACTGGGTGCGTAACTTTATGCGGCAGCTCGAAGAGAACGCGGTCGCGTAA
- the ycfP gene encoding alpha/beta hydrolase YcfP → MIIYLHGFDSNSPGNHEKVLQLQFIDPDVRLISYSTRHPKHDMQHLLKEVDKMLQLNIDDRPLICGVGLGGYWAERIGFLCDIRQVVFNPNLFPNENMEGKIDRPEEYVDIATKCVSNFRDKNRDRCLVILSRNDEALNSQRAAELLHHYYEIVWDEEQTHKFKNISPHLQRIKAFKTLG, encoded by the coding sequence ATGATCATCTATTTACACGGTTTTGACTCAAACAGTCCAGGTAATCATGAGAAGGTGTTGCAGCTGCAGTTTATCGATCCCGATGTCCGGTTGATCAGCTACAGCACGCGCCATCCGAAGCATGATATGCAGCATCTGCTCAAAGAAGTGGACAAGATGCTGCAGCTTAATATCGACGATCGCCCGCTGATTTGCGGCGTGGGCCTGGGTGGCTACTGGGCAGAGCGGATTGGTTTTCTGTGCGACATTCGCCAGGTTGTATTTAATCCTAACCTTTTCCCGAATGAGAACATGGAAGGCAAAATTGACCGCCCGGAAGAGTACGTCGATATTGCCACCAAGTGCGTCAGTAATTTTCGCGATAAAAACCGCGACCGGTGTCTGGTGATCCTTTCGCGTAATGATGAGGCGCTCAACAGCCAACGGGCTGCGGAGCTTCTGCATCATTACTATGAGATTGTCTGGGATGAAGAACAGACCCATAAGTTCAAGAACATCTCCCCACATCTGCAGCGCATAAAAGCCTTTAAAACGCTGGGCTAA
- the ldtC gene encoding L,D-transpeptidase LdtC, whose protein sequence is MMTSSRFTRWITLFTLAAAVAVALPARANTWPLPPPGSKLVGENRFHVVENNGGSLEAIAKKYNVGFLALLQANPGVDPYVPRAGSVLTIPLQTLLPDAPREGIVINLAELRLYYYPPGKNEVTVYPIGIGQLGGDTLTPTMVTTVSDKRANPTWTPTANIRARYKAQGIDLPAVVPAGPDNPMGHHAIRLAAYGGVYLLHGTNADFGIGMRVSSGCIRLRDDDIKTLFNVVTPGTKVNIINTPIKVSEEPGGVRLVEIHQPLSKNIGDDPQTLPINLDAAMVSFKTNANTESQVMERAMEARSGMPTDVTRHHDIVQQSM, encoded by the coding sequence ATGATGACCTCTTCGCGTTTTACCCGCTGGATAACCCTGTTTACGCTGGCTGCCGCCGTCGCGGTTGCACTTCCCGCTCGCGCAAACACCTGGCCTCTTCCACCGCCTGGCAGCAAGCTGGTCGGGGAAAACCGCTTTCATGTGGTTGAAAATAATGGCGGTTCACTGGAAGCCATTGCCAAAAAATATAACGTCGGTTTTCTGGCTCTGCTGCAGGCGAACCCCGGCGTCGATCCGTATGTCCCGCGCGCGGGCAGCGTACTGACGATCCCGTTACAAACTCTCCTGCCGGATGCCCCGCGCGAGGGGATCGTCATAAACCTGGCTGAGTTACGTCTCTATTATTATCCGCCGGGTAAAAATGAAGTGACCGTCTACCCTATCGGTATCGGTCAACTGGGCGGCGACACCCTGACACCGACGATGGTGACGACCGTCTCGGATAAACGGGCGAATCCAACCTGGACGCCAACGGCCAACATTCGCGCCCGTTATAAAGCCCAGGGCATCGATCTTCCCGCGGTTGTTCCGGCTGGCCCGGATAACCCAATGGGGCACCACGCGATCCGCCTGGCGGCATACGGTGGGGTTTACCTGCTGCACGGAACGAATGCCGACTTTGGCATCGGCATGCGCGTCAGCTCCGGCTGTATTCGTCTGCGCGATGACGATATCAAAACGCTGTTCAACGTCGTTACGCCAGGGACTAAAGTGAATATTATCAATACGCCGATTAAAGTCTCTGAGGAGCCGGGCGGCGTACGACTGGTCGAGATTCACCAGCCGCTCTCAAAAAATATCGGCGACGATCCGCAGACGTTACCCATTAACCTAGATGCTGCGATGGTGAGCTTTAAAACGAATGCGAATACCGAGAGCCAGGTGATGGAACGTGCGATGGAGGCCCGGTCAGGCATGCCGACCGATGTCACCCGGCATCACGATATCGTTCAGCAGTCGATGTAA
- a CDS encoding NAD(P)/FAD-dependent oxidoreductase gives MTTPLKKIVIVGGGAGGLELATQLGKKLGRGKKAKITLVDRNHSHLWKPLLHEVATGSLDEGVDALSYLAHARNHHFQFQLGSVVDINRESKTITLAELRDEKGELLVPERKLAYDTLVMALGSTSNDFNTPGVKEHCIFLDNPHQARRFHQEMLNLFLKYTNNMGANGKVNIAIVGGGATGVELSAELHNAVKQLHSYGYKGLTNDALNVTLVEAGERILPALPPRISGAAHNELTKLGVRVLTQTMVTSADEGGLHTKDGEYIKADLMVWAAGIKAPDFMKDIGGLETNRINQLVTEPTLQTTRDPEIFAIGDCASCARPEGGFVPPRAQAAHQMASLVLHNILAQYKGKPMKTYVYKDHGSLVSLSNFSTVGSLMGNLMRGSMMVEGRIARFVYISLYRMHQIALHGYFKTGLMMLVGRINRVIRPRLKLH, from the coding sequence TTGACTACGCCATTGAAAAAGATAGTGATTGTAGGCGGTGGTGCTGGCGGGCTGGAGCTGGCCACACAATTGGGTAAGAAGCTGGGTCGCGGTAAAAAAGCCAAAATCACGCTGGTGGATCGTAACCACAGTCACCTGTGGAAACCGTTGCTGCACGAAGTGGCGACCGGATCGCTGGATGAGGGCGTGGACGCGCTGAGCTATCTGGCGCACGCACGCAATCACCATTTCCAGTTCCAGCTGGGTTCCGTGGTGGATATCAACCGTGAAAGCAAAACCATCACCCTGGCAGAGCTGCGTGATGAAAAAGGCGAGCTGCTGGTTCCTGAACGCAAACTGGCGTATGACACGCTGGTAATGGCGCTGGGCAGTACCTCTAACGATTTCAACACGCCGGGCGTGAAAGAGCACTGTATCTTCCTTGATAACCCGCACCAGGCACGTCGTTTCCATCAGGAGATGCTGAACCTGTTCCTGAAGTACACCAATAACATGGGTGCGAATGGCAAGGTTAACATTGCCATTGTCGGCGGCGGGGCAACGGGGGTAGAGCTCTCTGCTGAGCTGCACAATGCGGTGAAACAGCTGCACAGCTACGGCTATAAAGGGTTAACAAACGACGCGCTGAACGTCACGCTGGTCGAAGCCGGTGAACGCATCCTCCCGGCGCTGCCTCCGCGTATCTCCGGTGCGGCGCACAATGAACTCACCAAACTGGGTGTGCGGGTGCTGACACAGACGATGGTGACCAGCGCCGACGAAGGCGGTCTGCACACCAAAGACGGCGAGTACATCAAAGCGGATCTGATGGTCTGGGCGGCAGGTATCAAAGCGCCTGATTTTATGAAAGATATCGGTGGTCTGGAAACGAACCGCATTAACCAGCTGGTGACGGAGCCAACGCTGCAAACCACGCGCGACCCGGAAATCTTTGCGATTGGCGACTGTGCTTCCTGCGCGCGCCCTGAAGGTGGCTTCGTGCCGCCGCGTGCTCAGGCTGCACACCAGATGGCAAGCCTGGTGCTGCATAATATTCTGGCGCAGTACAAAGGCAAACCGATGAAGACGTATGTCTATAAAGACCACGGCTCTCTGGTATCGCTGTCCAACTTCTCTACCGTCGGTAGCCTGATGGGTAACCTGATGCGTGGCTCGATGATGGTAGAAGGGCGCATAGCACGCTTTGTCTATATTTCACTGTACCGTATGCACCAGATCGCACTGCACGGCTACTTCAAAACGGGTCTGATGATGCTGGTGGGCAGAATCAACCGCGTCATCCGTCCGCGTCTTAAACTCCACTAA